The stretch of DNA GATTCACTTGGACGAAATTATCTTCAATTCcgtcataatttaattataatttttaaccgCAATTCATAATTTACTCGACAGTCTGGAAAAAGTCATACTACTCTTTGCAATGTAAATGTGTTTATCGCGACGGTGCATGTTTAGATTCACTTAATTATTAGATGAATATTTCGGCTATCGTTTTCCAACGAAATTATAACGATTATTCGATTTGATATTCGAAAATAACGCGGCACCACGCTTGCTCACCGCTGACTCTGCAACGATCTGTTTCCAAGACGTGATCGACATCGTGAAGGATCAGCCGTACGGGGCCGATTATCTGAAGGAGGAGGATCCGAAGCTCTATGTGTCGGAGAAGAGCGGCAGGGGTCCGCTGGAGGATACGTGGCTTGAGGATTATTGGGCCGATGTGGAAGTATACATCCCccttattctttatattctttttttttctgtctctttttctctcttgaaGAGTTTACACCTCTCCGCTTAAGTAGTTTTCACCGTTGATACATTAGCGATTCTCTCGCCGTCTAGGGAAAGCAACAGCCAACGCCGTCGGGAAAGTCACTAATGTGCGCGTACAAGCTATGCCGAGTAGAGTTCCGTTATTGGGGCATGCAAACGAAATTAGAAAAGTTCATACACGACGTAGGTTAGTACCGTACATGCTCACCTCTCTGCCTTATCTTGCCCTTTGGATGCCGGGCAATTGACATTAATGagattctgatattttatctCAAGTATAATCGCGTAATCGTCTCTCGATCGAGCCATTCGGTTTGGAGAAGATTACTTCCGACTAattttttggagaaaaattatCTCTGAGAAGATGTCGCATGCTCTTTTCTCCgtgatcaaaatttgaaaaagaactttggcttttctattttaaatatacacatgTTTTTCTTCATAGTGTGAATTAAGAATTTTCAATCTCTCTTTTCGTGCGCAAAATGTGTCAGAATTCGTGCACTTTGTCTGAACTATTGATACTAATTAGTGAGTGGAAACTTTTACTCTCAGCAATAAATTATGTGCGATTAAAAggtaagaaaataagaaaattgtgAATTCAAAATgaatttagaataataatctaattcggatttattttagaatattaaagagtaaaaaaattataaaaagaacatgacataaagttataaaaaaattgcacgatctctgatatattttgtatatcgaaatttatatttattcacttttcacgtttttaaataacagCAATGTTTCAATTCCAGTTTGCCGAATTTaacttgaaaatatatttaatatatttaattttaaaatcaacttTAGTTTTCATACAAAAAGCCCGGCAGCTAAAGGGTTAACTCTCTCGATCACGAatctttactttatttaaaaaatctttaagtTAAGACACTTTACAAACTGAATTATTAATCGAAAAtcaattatgaattaaattacgGTTTAAATACTCGCTGAGGAAaagttaatcaaatttattccaGATTACAGGTTGCGattttactgtttttttttcctcaatattTCTTCTGAATTCTGATATCatggatattttaatttcttctatatttcttatcttatctttgtcttttaatttttatctttacgcTGGAGGAAGAAAAATTCTCTTTCAATCTTTTTCAAAAGTCTATTTTGTTGAATTAGCACGATTTAAGACTGTGTATTTGTTTATTGATTCACTCTTACTCCCGACTGTAGCGAGCGTCGCTGCTCGCTGttggaacattttttttctccccgcGAACACAAGAGCTCGTGATCGAGAGGGTTAATTTTAACCGGCGCATCCGGTCGGCCGTGCGTGAGACGTATTAAGGTCGGTTCCAGCTCTGCGGAAGGTGATGGTGCGGGCGCACAGGCAGGCCTGGGCCTGGCAGGACGAGTGGATCGGTCTGACGATGGAAGACATCAGGGAGATCGAGCGGCAGACACAGCTTGCGCTGCAGCGGAAGATGGGCCTGAGCGATTCGACGGACGAGGAGCTCGACGGCGAGGGTCAGGAGACGGGCGCGACGGCGTCGGCGGCGACGAACGCCGCGTCGCAGAAGTCGGAGGCCGCCAAGACGCTGGCGGTCACTCTTGGCAGCATCGAGAAAAACGAGGATGCGCAGAGCCCGCCGTCCCTCAGGAAGCCGTCCGACATTCCCATCATCAACACCGCGGCTAGCTCCGAGGGCGAGATCAGCCCCGAGGACTCGCCGGTCGATCTCAACGAAATCAAGTAAGATTATTGCAACTGAGCTTACGCGTATTATCTGTAAAACGAACTTGAGTCTTTAGAACGCTCTTTGTTATCgcttcaaatatatttaggAACATGTGTTTAGAGATAAGTTATGGTCCGATAAGTCGCGGTGCAATTgcagaacaaaatatatacaatttgtgTCATCAAAGCTGCCGTCACAAacgtatgaaatatatttttttctccgttcattgatagttaaaaaaaaaaattctttattgcatataaaaggATTTATTTGATTGTGCATTTTTGCACGCCTGAAACGGTCCGTGTGGTGTTAAAACTCGATTACGCGATATCGACTGTATTGTGATATCAGGCACTAATATCGTCTTCATTGTGTGTTTTCTTAAAACGATAAGATATAATCACGAATGCCGAGCACACTTTGCTGACATTAGTAACTCGTGACTCGAACCGATTGCCACGGAGAAACGATaacaaagtaatataataacgattgttttcttttcaagatgtaaattttattcacatgGTTTTGGCGAATTTGACTAAATACGAGCTGCATTGTAGAACCGCGATCGCCGATGATAAAGCGAGCGCCAAAAAAGAGTGGAGGAAGAACGTATCCCTGCATTCGCCGAATTCCAACAAGAGCTTCGACATTCAAATCGCGAACTGGAGGATGGAGAGCATCGTGAGGGAGTCCGAGTCCGGCAGCGACGACGAGTTCTTCGACTGTCAAGGTAAGACCCGCGATGACGCATGGGCACGTGCCAGCATGCCTGTGATAATCTAGAGAAGACGTTGACGACACGTTTCGCTACAAATGAATGATAGCCAAATATTAATTCCGCGACACATTGCTTTCCATAATCGACTTTAACGAATTAACGGGCTCCGCGATGGATTCTAATAAATCTTGAacaatttcttctttctttacgTGTTCAAGTTTTATCAACGGCAGATCAGTCGGACAATTTATTACTTGAAGATACTCTGAATAATACgcgaatgtaaaatatgaataattctcttgcaagaaatttttctcgcaatcTGACGAATAGCGCTTGTTTTGTCCTTGTCAATTATGCGGAAGGAGTGTGTCCCGCGGCGATGCATAGATAACTGACGTAGTGAGGGCAGCATGTGCTGTGTTTTTTATGTGTATCctctttgttttttatgtCGCACTCCATACTGCAGCCGGGTTCATTATACCTGTTATACGCAAAGGTAGGACACGTAGAGCGTAGTAATCGAGATAAGTTGCGAGCGAAGGGAGGAGACGTCATATTTCATGTCGGATAGATCGGACTATTTGGCGCATACAAATCTTGCATCGACGTGACACGCGGCTAAAATTAGAATCGAGCATGAGAATCCGCGAAAAGGCTAACATGCCGCATGTGGCAGCATGGCTACGTAGAGTAAAGAGAATCGATTGACTTTAGCGGCAGAACTGACTCGTGTTGCACAGTTGGAGCTAgctttatatagatattacatTTAGATGAAACTTCTAATAACTTCTATATAATCTAGAGTACGAATCTTAATCGCAATTAAACTTCCATTTGTTCCATTTTCGAATTTTCTCGCAAGTTACATTATTAGAAAGGTTCTTCGTAgcattgttgaaaaattgttatttcgtAAGATCGTGTTCGCTTTGAAACGTTTTATTATAGAATGATTACTATTGATCTATATATCACTTACCGAGTCCTGTTTCGAATCGCGATTAACCGGAGAGACACATTGCATAAGCAGTGTTAACGTTTCTGATTATACAGAGGACTTTGAAGATAGCTCTTCATTAGCTAAATGGAGTTCTTTGGATCTTCTAGCAGAAGGGGAGGACATGACTGTGCAGACACCATCCGCAGCGAACGAACAAGGTGCGTTAAAACAATATCCTCGTAATGAtcaaaatattgcagaattaAGTTATTCTGtccactaatttttttttttttttttttattttaatttaaactaattTCAAGTGTGGTAGAACATTTTGCGCGAGATTCAAGCCATTGTTTTCCTTCTTCTAGTAATAGGAATGTCGTGTATTTTCAGaagatacaatattttcaccTTCATATCTGAAACGCGTCGTCAGCGAACGCAGCAGTAAGAGATTACAGATCACCACATCGGCCAGCATCGACGTGTCATGTCCAACATCCCCTCAGCATTCTCCCACGCATCAACCGTGCAAAATTACTGTTCTAATTATAGTGGTACACGGCGGCAGCGTTTTAGGTAAGACATCCTTTCTGATTCTTATAATAGATAGAAAAATTACACTGTTCGTATAAgttcgatatatatatgtattcttTTTGCTACGAAATCAGATGATGAGAATTGGATTAAGGagatcattatatatatgtacatatatcgTAGGATCAGATTGATTTTGAATTTGACGTCTCTGTGTTTTAGACGCTAATGTCGATTTAACGGCGAAAAAGTCCGATATAACGACATTCCGTGGAGCCTTTGAATCCGTTATGAGACAACATTATCCAAGTATGGTTGGGCATGTGTCTGTTAAATTTGTCGCCTGTCCTTCCGTTTGCACCGAGGGCCTTGGAATTTTGTCAAGGTAATATCTTTGACATTTAAATCTACAAATGTCATCTACAAATGTTATCCATCATCACGAGATATTGGTCTAACAATTTCACATTCCAGACtatttaattgaaacaattttattgcaacaCAAAGcaggatttttattttaataaaacattctaTATGAAAACGTTcgctaaattttattttaatttttttatttgttttagcGCTGGCAGTAATTGATTCTATCacggaaaattattttactgcaatctaataatttttattgtacagcTTGAGTCCATACAGCTTCGATGTATCGCCTTCGTGTATGGACGCTCCGCAAGTGACGCACGATACCATTCCGATTGGCGCGATTCCACTGCTGGTGAGCTCGAGTTCCGACTATCAGGACGCGGTATCGCGTGTGGTGATGAATGCCAACCAGGTGTACCACGAATTCATCAAGAGCGACGAGGGCAAAGGTTTCATCGGACAAATTTGCTTCGTGGGCGACTCGGTAGGGTCGATCCTGACCTACGACGCCCTGTGCAGGGCGACGCAGCACTCAAGGCACAGCAGCGAAAACAGCATCCTGGAGGGCAGCGGTCAGCAGAGCAATGACAACGGTGGAAACGAAGACGGCAAGCATTTGTCCGCACCGTCTCCCAGAAGAAGGTCTTCCGGCACGAGGTAATCGACTGTGACTACGCTAACGATATCGAGTTGCAAGATAATTTGTTCATCGCTACAAAAGTGTTGATTAGTTCTCGTTTATTTGGGAAGTAGAGATCGCAAAGAAGGAATGAGAGCGGATTAAATGAAactaaatatttgaaaattgtttcagttatttcttatattttatgaagctCCTTATTTTACATCAAGTTGAATTAACGTGCAATTTGCAGTGACAATCCGCATCATACCAAGCTGGACTTCGAAGTGGGTGACTTTTTCACTTTCGGCAGTCCGCTCTCACTGGTCCTGGCTTACAGAAAGATTGCTGCATCCGCTGACAGGAACAGCTTCATACCCAGACCGTTAGTCAATCAGATGTACAATCTGTTTCATCCCACGGATCCCGTGGCTGCGAGATTGGAGCCTTTGATCTCGGCGAGGTTCTCGTTAATTCCGCCGGTCAACATCGCCCGATATCAAAAGTATCCGCTCGGCAACGGCCAGCCTTATCACTTGCGTGAGTGCATTAGGATATCTCAAAATATCCAAAAACTTTGAGATTTgaccgaaaaaaaattgaaagaaatctctacacatatatacagattttttgataaactgTCCGGATCTtttgaattgtaaaattgcattttctaattgaaatgaataatttcaatattatatctatattttttctagtttaataaatttgcagcAATTACgcttaaaaatgatttacacAATTCATGCGAACTTTGTTTTCATGTAGACGCAGCTGTGATGGCAGATTGTAAATTTGATTTCAGTGGAAACTAT from Linepithema humile isolate Giens D197 chromosome 2, Lhum_UNIL_v1.0, whole genome shotgun sequence encodes:
- the rdgB gene encoding protein retinal degeneration B isoform X8; translated protein: MLIKEYRIPLPLTVEEYRIAQLYMIAKKSREESKGAGSGVEILENEPYTDGPGGSGQYTHKLYHVGSHLPGWLKSLLPKSALITKEEAWNAYPYTKTRFTCPFVEKFYVEIETYYFPDDGHQENVFNLSGSDYRNRIVDVIDIVKDQPYGADYLKEEDPKLYVSEKSGRGPLEDTWLEDYWADVEGKQQPTPSGKSLMCAYKLCRVEFRYWGMQTKLEKFIHDVALRKVMVRAHRQAWAWQDEWIGLTMEDIREIERQTQLALQRKMGLSDSTDEELDGEGQETGATASAATNAASQKSEAAKTLAVTLGSIEKNEDAQSPPSLRKPSDIPIINTAASSEGEISPEDSPVDLNEIKTAIADDKASAKKEWRKNVSLHSPNSNKSFDIQIANWRMESIVRESESGSDDEFFDCQEGEDMTVQTPSAANEQEDTIFSPSYLKRVVSERSSKRLQITTSASIDVSCPTSPQHSPTHQPCKITVLIIVVHGGSVLDANVDLTAKKSDITTFRGAFESVMRQHYPSMVGHVSVKFVACPSVCTEGLGILSSLSPYSFDVSPSCMDAPQVTHDTIPIGAIPLLVSSSSDYQDAVSRVVMNANQVYHEFIKSDEGKGFIGQICFVGDSVGSILTYDALCRATQHSRHSSENSILEGSGQQSNDNGGNEDGKHLSAPSPRRRSSGTSDNPHHTKLDFEVGDFFTFGSPLSLVLAYRKIAASADRNSFIPRPLVNQMYNLFHPTDPVAARLEPLISARFSLIPPVNIARYQKYPLGNGQPYHLLETIQTNPQLFADGLNVPNIQLSHLRRLSDISLQSTMSGIIDNVPLQAVSALTQKWWGTKRLDYALYCPEGLANFPTNALPHLFHASYWESSDVIAFILRQLGRFDLPLLGNDEKDLSFRPGQPREKWNKKRTSVKLKNVAANHRANDVIVREGAPQILIARFMYSPIDMITLTGEKVDIHIMKDAPAGEWTYISTEVTDKNGRVIYKIPDDKALGYGLYPVKMVVRGDHTSVDFFVAVIPPRTECVVFSIDGSFAASRSVSGKDPKVWAGAVDVVRHWQELGYLIIYITARPDMQQQTVVSWLSQHNFPHGLVSFADGLSRDPLAHKAAYLNKLVKEHGMLIHQAYGSEKDISVYTAINLKPSQIFIIGKVSKKHQVLATILYDGYAAHLSMLQAHGGSRPAQGNARMVIPRGQFGLPGQNPSLRRRSSFRMTKRAISQPPLGKAPFPLERSTSVGPPASTASTNVQQSASTEKL
- the rdgB gene encoding protein retinal degeneration B isoform X1, which codes for MLIKEYRIPLPLTVEEYRIAQLYMIAKKSREESKGAGSGVEILENEPYTDGPGGSGQYTHKLYHVGSHLPGWLKSLLPKSALITKEEAWNAYPYTKTRFTCPFVEKFYVEIETYYFPDDGHQENVFNLSGSDYRNRIVDVIDIVKDQPYGADYLKEEDPKLYVSEKSGRGPLEDTWLEDYWADVEGKQQPTPSGKSLMCAYKLCRVEFRYWGMQTKLEKFIHDVALRKVMVRAHRQAWAWQDEWIGLTMEDIREIERQTQLALQRKMGLSDSTDEELDGEGQETGATASAATNAASQKSEAAKTLAVTLGSIEKNEDAQSPPSLRKPSDIPIINTAASSEGEISPEDSPVDLNEIKTAIADDKASAKKEWRKNVSLHSPNSNKSFDIQIANWRMESIVRESESGSDDEFFDCQAGFIIPVIRKEDFEDSSSLAKWSSLDLLAEGEDMTVQTPSAANEQEDTIFSPSYLKRVVSERSSKRLQITTSASIDVSCPTSPQHSPTHQPCKITVLIIVVHGGSVLDANVDLTAKKSDITTFRGAFESVMRQHYPSMVGHVSVKFVACPSVCTEGLGILSSLSPYSFDVSPSCMDAPQVTHDTIPIGAIPLLVSSSSDYQDAVSRVVMNANQVYHEFIKSDEGKGFIGQICFVGDSVGSILTYDALCRATQHSRHSSENSILEGSGQQSNDNGGNEDGKHLSAPSPRRRSSGTSDNPHHTKLDFEVGDFFTFGSPLSLVLAYRKIAASADRNSFIPRPLVNQMYNLFHPTDPVAARLEPLISARFSLIPPVNIARYQKYPLGNGQPYHLLETIQTNPQLFADGLNVPNIQLSHLRRLSDISLQSTMSGIIDNVPLQAVSALTQKWWGTKRLDYALYCPEGLANFPTNALPHLFHASYWESSDVIAFILRQLGRFDLPLLGNDEKDLSFRPGQPREKWNKKRTSVKLKNVAANHRANDVIVREGAPQILIARFMYSPIDMITLTGEKVDIHIMKDAPAGEWTYISTEVTDKNGRVIYKIPDDKALGYGLYPVKMVVRGDHTSVDFFVAVIPPRTECVVFSIDGSFAASRSVSGKDPKVWAGAVDVVRHWQELGYLIIYITARPDMQQQTVVSWLSQHNFPHGLVSFADGLSRDPLAHKAAYLNKLVKEHGMLIHQAYGSEKDISVYTAINLKPSQIFIIGKVSKKHQVLATILYDGYAAHLSMLQAHGGSRPAQGNARMVIPRGQFGLPGQNPSLRRRSSFRMTKRAISQPPLGKAPFPLERSTSVGPPASTASTNVQQSASTEKL
- the rdgB gene encoding protein retinal degeneration B isoform X4, translated to MLIKEYRIPLPLTVEEYRIAQLYMIAKKSREESKGAGSGVEILENEPYTDGPGGSGQYTHKLYHVGSHLPGWLKSLLPKSALITKEEAWNAYPYTKTRFTCPFVEKFYVEIETYYFPDDGHQENVFNLSGSDYRNRIVDVIDIVKDQPYGADYLKEEDPKLYVSEKSGRGPLEDTWLEDYWADVEGKQQPTPSGKSLMCAYKLCRVEFRYWGMQTKLEKFIHDVALRKVMVRAHRQAWAWQDEWIGLTMEDIREIERQTQLALQRKMGLSDSTDEELDGEGQETGATASAATNAASQKSEAAKTLAVTLGSIEKNEDAQSPPSLRKPSDIPIINTAASSEGEISPEDSPVDLNEIKTAIADDKASAKKEWRKNVSLHSPNSNKSFDIQIANWRMESIVRESESGSDDEFFDCQAGFIIPVIRKAEGEDMTVQTPSAANEQEDTIFSPSYLKRVVSERSSKRLQITTSASIDVSCPTSPQHSPTHQPCKITVLIIVVHGGSVLDANVDLTAKKSDITTFRGAFESVMRQHYPSMVGHVSVKFVACPSVCTEGLGILSSLSPYSFDVSPSCMDAPQVTHDTIPIGAIPLLVSSSSDYQDAVSRVVMNANQVYHEFIKSDEGKGFIGQICFVGDSVGSILTYDALCRATQHSRHSSENSILEGSGQQSNDNGGNEDGKHLSAPSPRRRSSGTSDNPHHTKLDFEVGDFFTFGSPLSLVLAYRKIAASADRNSFIPRPLVNQMYNLFHPTDPVAARLEPLISARFSLIPPVNIARYQKYPLGNGQPYHLLETIQTNPQLFADGLNVPNIQLSHLRRLSDISLQSTMSGIIDNVPLQAVSALTQKWWGTKRLDYALYCPEGLANFPTNALPHLFHASYWESSDVIAFILRQLGRFDLPLLGNDEKDLSFRPGQPREKWNKKRTSVKLKNVAANHRANDVIVREGAPQILIARFMYSPIDMITLTGEKVDIHIMKDAPAGEWTYISTEVTDKNGRVIYKIPDDKALGYGLYPVKMVVRGDHTSVDFFVAVIPPRTECVVFSIDGSFAASRSVSGKDPKVWAGAVDVVRHWQELGYLIIYITARPDMQQQTVVSWLSQHNFPHGLVSFADGLSRDPLAHKAAYLNKLVKEHGMLIHQAYGSEKDISVYTAINLKPSQIFIIGKVSKKHQVLATILYDGYAAHLSMLQAHGGSRPAQGNARMVIPRGQFGLPGQNPSLRRRSSFRMTKRAISQPPLGKAPFPLERSTSVGPPASTASTNVQQSASTEKL
- the rdgB gene encoding protein retinal degeneration B isoform X9, which gives rise to MLIKEYRIPLPLTVEEYRIAQLYMIAKKSREESKGAGSGVEILENEPYTDGPGGSGQYTHKLYHVGSHLPGWLKSLLPKSALITKEEAWNAYPYTKTRFTCPFVEKFYVEIETYYFPDDGHQENVFNLSGSDYRNRIVDVIDIVKDQPYGADYLKEEDPKLYVSEKSGRGPLEDTWLEDYWADVEGKQQPTPSGKSLMCAYKLCRVEFRYWGMQTKLEKFIHDVALRKVMVRAHRQAWAWQDEWIGLTMEDIREIERQTQLALQRKMGLSDSTDEELDGEGQETGATASAATNAASQKSEAAKTLAVTLGSIEKNEDAQSPPSLRKPSDIPIINTAASSEGEISPEDSPVDLNEIKTAIADDKASAKKEWRKNVSLHSPNSNKSFDIQIANWRMESIVRESESGSDDEFFDCQAGFIIPVIRKEDFEDSSSLAKWSSLDLLAEGEDMTVQTPSAANEQEDTIFSPSYLKRVVSERSSKRLQITTSASIDVSCPTSPQHSPTHQPCKITVLIIVVHGGSVLDANVDLTAKKSDITTFRGAFESVMRQHYPSMVGHVSVKFVACPSVCTEGLGILSSLSPYSFDVSPSCMDAPQVTHDTIPIGAIPLLVSSSSDYQDAVSRVVMNANQVYHEFIKSDEGKGFIGQICFVGDSVGSILTYDALCRATQHSRHSSENSILEGSGQQSNDNGGNEDGKHLSAPSPRRRSSGTSDNPHHTKLDFEVGDFFTFGSPLSLVLAYRKIAASADRNSFIPRPLVNQMYNLFHPTDPVAARLEPLISARFSLIPPVNIARYQKYPLGNGQPYHLLETIQTNPQLFADGLNVPNIQLSHLRRLSDISLQSTMSGIIDNVPLQAVSALTQKWWGTKRLDYALYCPEGLANFPTNALPHLFHASYWESSDVIAFILRQLGRFDLPLLGNDEKDLSFRPGQPREKWNKKRTSVKLKNVAANHRANDVIVREGAPQILIARFMYSPIDMITLTGEKVDIHIMKDAPAGEWTYISTEVTDKNGRVIYKIPDDKALGYGLYPVKMVVRGDHTSVDFFVAVIPPRTECVVFSIDGSFAASRSVSGKDPKVWAGAVDVVRHWQELGYLIIYITARPDMQQQTVVSWLSQHNFPHGLVSFADGLSRDPLAHKAAYLNKLVKEHGMLIHQAYGSEKDISVYTAINLKPSQIFIIGKVSKKHQVLATILYDGYAAHLSMLQAHGGSRPAQGNARMVIPRGQFGLPGQNPSLRRRRYLL
- the rdgB gene encoding protein retinal degeneration B isoform X6, with the protein product MLIKEYRIPLPLTVEEYRIAQLYMIAKKSREESKGAGSGVEILENEPYTDGPGGSGQYTHKLYHVGSHLPGWLKSLLPKSALITKEEAWNAYPYTKTRFTCPFVEKFYVEIETYYFPDDGHQENVFNLSGSDYRNRIVDVIDIVKDQPYGADYLKEEDPKLYVSEKSGRGPLEDTWLEDYWADVEGKQQPTPSGKSLMCAYKLCRVEFRYWGMQTKLEKFIHDVALRKVMVRAHRQAWAWQDEWIGLTMEDIREIERQTQLALQRKMGLSDSTDEELDGEGQETGATASAATNAASQKSEAAKTLAVTLGSIEKNEDAQSPPSLRKPSDIPIINTAASSEGEISPEDSPVDLNEIKTAIADDKASAKKEWRKNVSLHSPNSNKSFDIQIANWRMESIVRESESGSDDEFFDCQAGFIIPVIRKEDFEDSSSLAKWSSLDLLAEGEDMTVQTPSAANEQEDTIFSPSYLKRVVSERSSKRLQITTSASIDVSCPTSPQHSPTHQPCKITVLIIVVHGGSVLDANVDLTAKKSDITTFRGAFESVMRQHYPSMVGHVSVKFVACPSVCTEGLGILSSLSPYSFDVSPSCMDAPQVTHDTIPIGAIPLLVSSSSDYQDAVSRVVMNANQVYHEFIKSDEGKGFIGQICFVGDSVGSILTYDALCRATQHSRHSSENSILEGSGQQSNDNGGNEDGKHLSAPSPRRRSSGTSDNPHHTKLDFEVGDFFTFGSPLSLVLAYRKIAASADRNSFIPRPLVNQMYNLFHPTDPVAARLEPLISARFSLIPPVNIARYQKYPLGNGQPYHLLETIQTNPQLFADGLNVPNIQLSHLRRLSDISLQSTMSGIIDNVPLQAVSALTQKWWGTKRLDYALYCPEGLANFPTNALPHLFHASYWESSDVIAFILRQLGRFDLPLLGNDEKDLSFRPGQPREKWNKKRTSVKLKNVAANHRANDVIVREGAPQILIARFMYSPIDMITLTGEKVDIHIMKDAPAGEWTYISTEVTDKNGRVIYKIPDDKALGYGLYPVKMVVRGDHTSVDFFVAVIPPRTECVVFSIDGSFAASRSVSGKDPKVWAGAVDVVRHWQELGYLIIYITARPDMQQQTVVSWLSQHNFPHGLVSFADGLSRDPLAHKAAYLNKLVKEHGMLIHQAYGSEKDISVYTAINLKPSQIFIIGKVSKKHQVLATILYDGYAAHLSMLQAHGGSRPAQGNARMVIPRGQFGLPGQNPSLRRRSNDTAVNSPARNSVYLKRKIYLSHI
- the rdgB gene encoding protein retinal degeneration B isoform X5, giving the protein MLIKEYRIPLPLTVEEYRIAQLYMIAKKSREESKGAGSGVEILENEPYTDGPGGSGQYTHKLYHVGSHLPGWLKSLLPKSALITKEEAWNAYPYTKTRFTCPFVEKFYVEIETYYFPDDGHQENVFNLSGSDYRNRIVDVIDIVKDQPYGADYLKEEDPKLYVSEKSGRGPLEDTWLEDYWADVEGKQQPTPSGKSLMCAYKLCRVEFRYWGMQTKLEKFIHDVALRKVMVRAHRQAWAWQDEWIGLTMEDIREIERQTQLALQRKMGLSDSTDEELDGEGQETGATASAATNAASQKSEAAKTLAVTLGSIEKNEDAQSPPSLRKPSDIPIINTAASSEGEISPEDSPVDLNEIKTAIADDKASAKKEWRKNVSLHSPNSNKSFDIQIANWRMESIVRESESGSDDEFFDCQAGFIIPVIRKEGEDMTVQTPSAANEQEDTIFSPSYLKRVVSERSSKRLQITTSASIDVSCPTSPQHSPTHQPCKITVLIIVVHGGSVLDANVDLTAKKSDITTFRGAFESVMRQHYPSMVGHVSVKFVACPSVCTEGLGILSSLSPYSFDVSPSCMDAPQVTHDTIPIGAIPLLVSSSSDYQDAVSRVVMNANQVYHEFIKSDEGKGFIGQICFVGDSVGSILTYDALCRATQHSRHSSENSILEGSGQQSNDNGGNEDGKHLSAPSPRRRSSGTSDNPHHTKLDFEVGDFFTFGSPLSLVLAYRKIAASADRNSFIPRPLVNQMYNLFHPTDPVAARLEPLISARFSLIPPVNIARYQKYPLGNGQPYHLLETIQTNPQLFADGLNVPNIQLSHLRRLSDISLQSTMSGIIDNVPLQAVSALTQKWWGTKRLDYALYCPEGLANFPTNALPHLFHASYWESSDVIAFILRQLGRFDLPLLGNDEKDLSFRPGQPREKWNKKRTSVKLKNVAANHRANDVIVREGAPQILIARFMYSPIDMITLTGEKVDIHIMKDAPAGEWTYISTEVTDKNGRVIYKIPDDKALGYGLYPVKMVVRGDHTSVDFFVAVIPPRTECVVFSIDGSFAASRSVSGKDPKVWAGAVDVVRHWQELGYLIIYITARPDMQQQTVVSWLSQHNFPHGLVSFADGLSRDPLAHKAAYLNKLVKEHGMLIHQAYGSEKDISVYTAINLKPSQIFIIGKVSKKHQVLATILYDGYAAHLSMLQAHGGSRPAQGNARMVIPRGQFGLPGQNPSLRRRSSFRMTKRAISQPPLGKAPFPLERSTSVGPPASTASTNVQQSASTEKL